TCGACGTGCTCGTCGCCCAGTCGGTGGCCGACGACTACCGGGGTATGCCGCTCGGCACCGCCCAGGTCGCGGCGCGGTTGCGGCCGCCGGCCCGCGTGGTGGCCGCGCCCAACTACTTCTTCACCGGGCTCTACCCCGAGCAGGTGCTGGTGCGGCACCCGGACGTCGAGGACCCGCCCGTGGTGCCCTACCACGACGTGCGGCGGCTGGCCCGCGCCGCCGGGTGGGACGGCCCCTGGGAGGCGCCGCCCGCACTCGTGCGCGAGCTCGCCGCCGACTCGCTGGCCGAGCTCGAGCGGCGCGAGCACGCGCAGGGGAGCCTGCGCATCAGCGACGTCGTCCGCGCCGCCGGGGCCGAGGCGGGCCGGACCGTCGACCACCCCGGCAACGCGGTGCTGCTGGCGCTGGCCGGGCGGGTGCTCGAGGAGGTGCGACCCGGTGCGGGGGCGGGCGTCCAGGACCCGGGGCGGGTCCTGCTCGCCTCCGTGGCCACCCCCCTGTCGCAGGGGGTCCTCGAGGCGCTCGACCTGCGGGGCGAGCCCCGTGCAGGCTGGGTCGTCGACGGCGAGGCGGTCTCCGACGACGAGGTGGGGGCCGCGCACCGGGAGTTCTACGCCCGCCACCCGCGGGTCGTCGAGGTCGGCATGGCGAAGAAGGAGGACCTGCTGCGGAGGTGGGGATGGCGCGGGTGACGCCGCCGCTGGTCCACCTGGTGCCCGGGCCCGAGGGGCACGGCGTCGTGCGGCACGGGCTCGGCGTCCACCCCCACCTGGGGGAGGCCGAGCTGCTGCGGTGCGCCCGGCTCGACGAGCTCGCCGACGGTGCCCTCACCGGCCGGGTGGTGGTCGCGCAGGTGACCGACCGGCTGCTGGCCTCCTCGCCGGACCAGGGGCTGGAGCAGTGGCGCCGGGTGCTGCGGGGGGCGGCCCGGCTGACGCTGGTGCTGCACGACCTGCCGCAGCGCTCGGACGGGCGCCACCGTCGGGCGCGCAGCGAGCTCTACGCCGGCCTGGCGGCCTCCGCGGACACGGTCGTCGTGGCGAGCACGCACGAGCGGCTGCTGCTGGCGGCGGCGCTGCGCCGGGCCCGGCCGGACGCGGCCACCGCGGTCCTGGACCGCACCCTCGTCGTGCCGCTGCCGGTCGAGCCCGACGCCGGCGCCGCCCCCCGTCCGCCGGGCACCCCGACGGGGCCCCTCACCGTCGTCACGCTCGGGTTCGTCTACCCGGGCAAGGGGCTCGAGGAGGTGGTCGACGCCGCGGCGCTCGCGGCCCGGGACCCCCGGCTCGGGGGAAGAGCGGTCGAGGTGGTCAACCTCGGGGGTGCGTCGCAGGGCCACGAGGACCTGCTGGAGCAGCTGGCCGCGCGGGCCGGGGACGCGGGGGTGCGCTGGCACACCACCGGCTACGTGCCCGACGACCGGCTGCCGGGTCTGCTCGCCGCGGCGACGGTGCCGGTCGCGGCGCACCGGCACGTGTCCGCGTCCGGCTCGGTGGCGACCTGGCTCGCCGCGGGACGACGGCCGGTGCTGCTCGACTCCAGGTATGCCCGTGAGCTCGCCGCCCGGCTGCCCGGGACCGTGCAGCCGGTCACCGAGGACCGGCTCGCCGAGGTGCTCGCCGACGCCCTGGTCGAGGCGTCCTCGCCGGACGGGGCGGACCCGACCTGGCTGTCCCGTGACGTCCGCCTCGGGCCCGGCTGGGCGGAGGCCGGACGTCGCGTGGCGGGGCCGGCCCGCGAGCCGGCGGTCTCCGTCGTCGTGCCGTACTACCGCGACCAGGAGATGCTCGACCTGATCGTCGAGCGCCTGGGCGCCCAGACCGGGGTCCGGGGTGGCCTGGAGCTGGTGGTGGCCGACGACGGCTCGCCCCGACCGCCCACGCTGCCGGTGGCCCCCCACGGGGCGGTCGGACGGATCCGCGTGCTGCGGCAGCCCGACGAGGGCTTCCGGCTCGCGGCGGCC
This genomic window from Serinicoccus chungangensis contains:
- a CDS encoding WcbI family polysaccharide biosynthesis putative acetyltransferase encodes the protein MSDDGRRRHYGGFYGLEELPATGRPRLAVFGNCQAEALRVALDTSGALDTVRMPPVHELEEADLPHLDRLLTWVDVLVAQSVADDYRGMPLGTAQVAARLRPPARVVAAPNYFFTGLYPEQVLVRHPDVEDPPVVPYHDVRRLARAAGWDGPWEAPPALVRELAADSLAELERREHAQGSLRISDVVRAAGAEAGRTVDHPGNAVLLALAGRVLEEVRPGAGAGVQDPGRVLLASVATPLSQGVLEALDLRGEPRAGWVVDGEAVSDDEVGAAHREFYARHPRVVEVGMAKKEDLLRRWGWRG